A region of Pyxidicoccus parkwaysis DNA encodes the following proteins:
- a CDS encoding ABC transporter ATP-binding protein, producing MAPRPSPHVYRRLLGYLRPYRPLLAAGMGASLVAAAATAGYAWVVGPLLRAVLTGEPVTVAGVSLPGDALLKRLPLLVVLVALVKATAQFLQGGLMQRLGQRVMADLRGFLYGRLLGQPPAFFERRHSGELLTRFTSEVPMVEFAVTQALTSYIKDGLQIVSLLATCFLIDGRLFLFTFVVVPVTVLPINRFARSLKKVAARSQQRLGALTALTAEQLQNLPVVQAYGGQPRAVESFEGEAERYLTEMKRSLFLRGAVSPTVEWLGIAGVAMAIAWGARAVDAEPALAGRLLSFMAAALLLYQPVKSLSGTFSQVLTGLAAAERLFALADEPAPPDVGEPAGPLSQALVLEGVRATYQDGREALRGVDLVVPAGKRVALVGPSGAGKTTLFSVLLGFLPTSGGRVLWDGAPLSGLKPSSVRGQMAWVPQEPVLFSGTVRHNLRLGRPEATDAELWEALRLAHAEDFVRSLPGGLDEPVGERGSRLSGGQRQRLVLARAFLCRPSVLLLDEPTSALDAASEAAVGAGLTALMQGRTVLVIAHRLSTVRDADVIAVVEGGRVVEAGTHAELLARRGRYAQLLGEGAVAA from the coding sequence GTGGCTCCCCGTCCCTCCCCGCACGTCTACCGCCGACTCCTCGGCTACCTGCGTCCGTACCGCCCGCTGCTGGCGGCGGGCATGGGCGCCTCCCTCGTGGCCGCGGCGGCCACGGCCGGCTATGCCTGGGTGGTGGGGCCGCTCTTGCGCGCGGTGCTCACCGGAGAGCCCGTCACCGTGGCCGGCGTGTCACTGCCGGGAGACGCGCTGCTCAAGCGGCTGCCCCTGCTCGTGGTGCTGGTTGCGCTGGTGAAGGCCACGGCCCAGTTCCTCCAGGGCGGGCTGATGCAGCGGCTGGGCCAGCGGGTGATGGCGGACCTGCGTGGCTTCCTCTATGGCCGGCTGCTCGGCCAACCGCCCGCGTTCTTCGAGCGGCGTCACTCGGGAGAGCTGCTCACGCGCTTCACCTCGGAGGTACCGATGGTGGAGTTCGCGGTGACACAGGCACTCACCTCGTACATCAAGGACGGGCTGCAGATTGTCTCGCTGCTGGCCACCTGCTTCCTCATCGACGGAAGGCTTTTTCTCTTCACGTTCGTCGTGGTGCCCGTCACCGTCCTGCCCATCAACCGCTTCGCCCGCTCGCTCAAGAAAGTGGCCGCGCGCTCGCAGCAGCGGCTGGGCGCGCTGACGGCGCTGACGGCGGAGCAGCTCCAGAACCTGCCGGTGGTGCAGGCCTACGGCGGACAGCCGCGAGCGGTGGAGTCATTCGAGGGCGAGGCGGAGCGCTACCTGACGGAGATGAAGCGCTCGCTCTTCCTGCGCGGCGCGGTGAGCCCCACGGTGGAGTGGCTGGGCATCGCGGGCGTGGCCATGGCCATTGCGTGGGGCGCGCGCGCGGTGGACGCGGAGCCCGCGCTGGCGGGAAGGCTGCTGTCGTTCATGGCGGCGGCGCTGCTCCTGTACCAGCCGGTGAAGTCGCTGAGCGGCACGTTCTCGCAGGTGCTGACGGGGCTGGCGGCGGCGGAGCGGCTCTTCGCGCTCGCGGACGAGCCGGCGCCGCCGGACGTGGGCGAGCCCGCGGGGCCGCTGTCGCAGGCGTTGGTGCTGGAGGGCGTGCGGGCCACGTACCAGGACGGGCGCGAGGCGCTGCGAGGCGTGGACCTGGTGGTGCCCGCGGGCAAGCGCGTGGCGCTGGTGGGGCCTTCTGGCGCGGGGAAGACGACGCTGTTCTCGGTGCTGCTGGGCTTCCTGCCCACGTCGGGTGGACGCGTGCTGTGGGACGGGGCGCCGCTGTCGGGACTGAAGCCGTCGAGTGTGCGCGGGCAGATGGCGTGGGTGCCGCAGGAGCCGGTGCTCTTCTCCGGGACGGTGCGCCACAACCTGCGGCTGGGAAGGCCGGAGGCGACGGACGCGGAGCTCTGGGAGGCGTTGCGGCTCGCGCACGCGGAGGACTTCGTGCGCTCGCTGCCGGGCGGGCTGGATGAGCCGGTGGGTGAGCGCGGCAGCCGGCTGTCCGGAGGCCAGCGTCAGCGGCTGGTGCTGGCGCGCGCGTTCCTGTGCCGGCCGTCGGTGCTGCTGCTGGACGAGCCCACGAGCGCGCTGGACGCGGCGAGCGAGGCGGCGGTGGGCGCGGGGCTGACGGCGCTGATGCAGGGACGCACGGTGCTGGTGATTGCGCACCGGCTGTCCACGGTGCGCGACGCGGATGTGATTGCCGTGGTGG